AGCCTGTTTTTTTATGGCTTGTATCATGGCATTCTCCAATTCATTAGGTGCTTCTTTTGTGTTTTCTGCAAGATACTTTCGGCGTTGTTCGTTTAATGCTTTAATTTCACTTTGAATTGCCGCTCTTTCATTGCGTTTGGCTTCGAGATACTTCTTTATCTGCGTAGTTGTTTTGCCTTTTAACTCTTGGGGTAGGTCGTCTTTTTTCAACTGCTTAAAACTAAAATTGGCATCTTCTTCAGCATCTACCAAATCCCAAGTACTGTTATTGTAAAGGTGGCTTCCTTTTGAAACGGTTCGGCTAACGGCATTTGCTTTACTGTATTCTGCGGCATTATTGTCCTGAGTTTGTTGAATATGTCTTTTCGCAATTCCGTTGCTTCCGTAGGGTACATAGGTTTTATTTAGCTTACTGTTTAATTGGATTATAACGTCGTCGTACGGCGAAGAAACATATAAGGTTTGTTGGTTTTGATTTATTGCCATATAATCGCCCTTGGTTAGTTGGGCGCCGTCTTTCCAATAGCTATCTATACCGTGACTATAATTACCACAGAAAATAGTATTTACCACTACGCCGTTCTCCAGAGCATTTGCGGCAGCATCTTTGTAATTAATTGCACCCTGGTTGAAGGGTTCGTTGCCAGCAATAAATATTATTTTTAAATAGCGGTCTTCATTTCCCCAATCTAATTTGTTTAGCGATTCCTGAATAACGGCACCGCAATATTCGCTTCCCCCATTGGTTGTAAGTGAAAAAAGCTCTTTGGAAACATCGTCTAAATCTTCGGTAAACCCTAGGATTTTCCGAATGTAATTATCGCCGGCGCTCAAATTGTCATTGCCGTATTCATATAGAGCAATTTGCAGTTTCGGGCGCTCGTTTTGGCATTTGGCGTAGCTAAGCTCATTTACAATTTCCCAAAGCTGCGCCTTTGCTTGATTAATTAAGCCGTCCATGCTATTGCTGGTGTCCAATAGTAACGCTACTTTTATAAAATACTCGGCTTTAATATTGGACGCATCTACGGTCGCCAAAAATTTATTAGTGTGCTTTTTATTGTCTGCTTTACAAGCGAAGGTGGAAGTAAGAATAATTGCTAGTAACAATATTTTAAAAGTTTTCATGGCTTTATTTTTATGTAAACCTATGACCAACTTTTTTTAAATAAAACCTTGATTAAGTAATCGCTACGTTTCAGTTAGTTAAGGTTACTTTTGGATGAGCCAACTATTAATTTTGCGCTTTTTTTGAAACCTATTTCAGAAAAACGTAATTTTAGCTTCGCCTCAAAGTGCGTATGTTTACGGTTTTAAAATACAAAATGAAAAACCTTTTCTTTTTATTTTTAGCAGTTGCTTTTTTATGTTCAGCAAATAGCTTTTCACAAGTAAGACGGCAGTCGGAAAGCACCACATTTATGTTACGCGGTGAAGTAATTGACGGCGAAACAAATATGCCTATTCCAAAGGTAAATGTTGAAATTTTAGGCGGCCAATACACCACTACAAACTTGTCCGGAAGATTTGCAATTACCGCCCAAATGGGTGACGAACTTGTTATAAAAAGCGATGATTTTGTAACGGTTTATTATACTGTTTTAAAAACTGATTTTGTAACGGTTAGGGTTGAAAAAGCACCTGGACAAACTGCAGTGCCACTATCTAAAAACGCACAAAAAAGCGAACCTAATAACTTCAAAACTTATTTAGATTCGGCAAAATTCTTTTTGAAAAAGGACGCCCAAAAAAGTATTGAATTTGTAACCCGTGCATTGGAGCCAGGACATAATAAAAACATTTCTAAAAGTGAAAATAGTTTGGCTTTTGAAACGCTGGGCGATATAAATTTATTTTGGAACCAGCCCGATCTGGCTATAGACAATTACAAACGCAGTCTTCAAAATGCATCAAATCCTAATATTTCAATTAAATTGGCCAAGGCTTTTGCGCAAAATAAAAGCTATCAAGAAAGTATTGCAGCCTATCTTAATTTGCTGCAGGGCAGGCTGTCGCCGTATCAAAAAGTAGCTGTTTATGAAGGTTTGGGAGATACTTACAAAGCCATTGGCGATGGCGTTAAAAGTGTGTATAATTATCAAAAAGGGTTAGATGTTGCCAAGGAGAATAAAATCACACCAAAAATAACTAATCTAAATTCGAAAATTGGCGAGGCATACGCGCAAAGTGGGGCGCTAGTTGAAGCCGAAGTGTATTTTGACAATTCGCTTAAACTTGCCAAAAAGGAAAATAAAAAACGCGCTGTTTCAGAAAAAAATAAAGTTGCAGATTTTTACAATCAAAATCGCGAATACGAAAAGGAAATTAAGCTTCGCGAAGAAACGTTGAAAGAGTTGAACGCCATGGGAAAAGTGGTTACTGTAGAAGACGAAGCCTTGACTTCACAACGACAAAACTATAAAATTGCCAATGCTTTTGTAGCGCAGGAAAAATACAAACAAGCCATTCCCTATCTTGAAAAAAGTATTGCTGAAGCCAATAAAGCCGAAGATTTAGTAGTAAAAAAAGATGCGGTGCGAAAGCTTTCAGAAATTTATCGCGACATTGGTGAGTTCGATAAAGCTACCGAAAGCTATCAACGCTATGTAGAGGTAGTAGATGAGCTCTATGTAAAAAAAGAGCAGGAAATAAGTCAGGCGGCCCGTTTTAGTAAAGAAATTACCCAAAAACAAAATCGTATTGTAAGTCTTGAGAACGATCGAAAACTAAACGAGAGCAGATACAAGCTTGCTTTCGAAAATCAAGAGCTAATAGAAAGAAATAGCCAAATTC
This region of Aequorivita marisscotiae genomic DNA includes:
- a CDS encoding vWA domain-containing protein, translating into MKTFKILLLAIILTSTFACKADNKKHTNKFLATVDASNIKAEYFIKVALLLDTSNSMDGLINQAKAQLWEIVNELSYAKCQNERPKLQIALYEYGNDNLSAGDNYIRKILGFTEDLDDVSKELFSLTTNGGSEYCGAVIQESLNKLDWGNEDRYLKIIFIAGNEPFNQGAINYKDAAANALENGVVVNTIFCGNYSHGIDSYWKDGAQLTKGDYMAINQNQQTLYVSSPYDDVIIQLNSKLNKTYVPYGSNGIAKRHIQQTQDNNAAEYSKANAVSRTVSKGSHLYNNSTWDLVDAEEDANFSFKQLKKDDLPQELKGKTTTQIKKYLEAKRNERAAIQSEIKALNEQRRKYLAENTKEAPNELENAMIQAIKKQAEKKNYTWQ
- a CDS encoding histidine kinase; translated protein: MKNLFFLFLAVAFLCSANSFSQVRRQSESTTFMLRGEVIDGETNMPIPKVNVEILGGQYTTTNLSGRFAITAQMGDELVIKSDDFVTVYYTVLKTDFVTVRVEKAPGQTAVPLSKNAQKSEPNNFKTYLDSAKFFLKKDAQKSIEFVTRALEPGHNKNISKSENSLAFETLGDINLFWNQPDLAIDNYKRSLQNASNPNISIKLAKAFAQNKSYQESIAAYLNLLQGRLSPYQKVAVYEGLGDTYKAIGDGVKSVYNYQKGLDVAKENKITPKITNLNSKIGEAYAQSGALVEAEVYFDNSLKLAKKENKKRAVSEKNKVADFYNQNREYEKEIKLREETLKELNAMGKVVTVEDEALTSQRQNYKIANAFVAQEKYKQAIPYLEKSIAEANKAEDLVVKKDAVRKLSEIYRDIGEFDKATESYQRYVEVVDELYVKKEQEISQAARFSKEITQKQNRIVSLENDRKLNESRYKLAFENQELIERNSQIQKGVIISLGVIVLLLIFAAYSQYKSVKQQKFANNVLALKSLRSQMNPHFIFNALNSVNSFIAVNDERAANKYLTDFSLLMRSVLENSEEDFIPLEKEIELLELYTNLEHFRFKDKFDYTISVDENINLNNFVIPPMLLQPYVENAVWHGLRYKKEKGLLEINFEKIDSKTIKISIIDNGIGREKSKQFKTENQKKQKSKGMGNTQRRIGILNAMYNDKITVTVKDVFENNEGTKVELILKRD